In the Dolichospermum flos-aquae CCAP 1403/13F genome, TGCCCAATTAGCGATCGCCTCAATTTCTGGTTCTGCTTGAACTCCCAACTCCAGCATCTCATCCACATCTTGATAGGTGAGGCGGTAGGTAGGCTTAATTAAACCAGTGTGTATACAGTAATCTTCCACAGCCCCAACTGCATCTAAAATCACCCCAAAGCTGAGGGCGCAACAGACTTTCCCCTGAATTAAACTCATGGGACCTGTGGCCAACACCTCTGGGAACATGGGAATCATCCCCGTGGGTAAATATACCGTACTACCCCGTTTTCTGGCTTCTAAATCTAATTCATCATCTGGCATTAATAACCGCGTCGGGTCAGCAATATGCACCCATAACCGTTCCTTACCATCTGCTAATATCTCCCAACTCAAACCATCGTCTATTTCTGTAGTGCTTTCATCATCAATGGTATATACCTTGAGATGTGTGAGATCGAGACGGTTTGTATCTAAATCTGTAGGAGGAAAATCCCAACATTCTTGCGCCACTTCTAATACCTGATGAGGAAATTGAACGGAAATTGATGAACGGCGCAGGAACAGGTTTTCGTGGGAAGTCCACAAACCCAAATCTATCAAGAGTTGAAAGGCCGCCTGGGGCGTAGCAGAACGTCCCAGCATATTCATAGTTTCTAATACTGAGGCTGGAGGCGGACAAGCACGAGCCAAAGAATCATAGTTCACTTTCAGCATCACCACATCCGCCAGCAAAGTCGCATATTTTTCTAATGCGTCTAAACGCTGGCGATCCAGTCTTTGCCATTCTACCACTTGTCCCTGGAGCGCCTGTTCTATCCGGGCTAAAAATTCCTGCTGTCCCTTGGCTTTTTGTGATTCTACTTGAATCTGGTGCTTGCGTTCTGCTATTTGCGCTGCGCTGCGGGGTTCGTAAGCGTCTCCTTTTTGTTTGAAATAGAGTTTATCTTCTGATAACAAACAATGGGCTGCATAACACTGGGGAGATGTGGATTCCGAAAATAGCAGATTTGCCAATTGGCTAGGAGTGACAGTTTCTCCATCTTCAATCAGTAGTTCCCAAGCTATTTCCAGACTTGATGGATCTAGATAAGGCTGAACTTGACTTAAAAACTCAGCGATTTCCCCTGGTTTATAGGTTTGTCCGTTAACCGTGTAGGTAAATTGGTTATTTTTGATGTTATGGGATTGACCACGTTCATCTACTACAAACCAACTAGTTTTACCGTCTGGACGATCTATCACTCCAAGACGGCGATCGCCTTTAACCCTAAATTCAACTAACGTCCCCTTATCCACAACTGTCGCACTTTAATTTTAATATTTTGAGATTTTTAGACTGGAAATTCTGGATTAAATAACGGGTATTTAATCCTTTATTTAATAATTTGCTGTGAGAAATGCTATTCCAGTTTAGAATTCCATCCTCAAATTTAGCGATATCGTACCATTTTTGAGAATGAATTAATTAAATGTTTTTGGCAATTTCCTAACATTAAATATTAAATTTTAGATTTTGGACTCAAAGTAACTGGGCATATCCATGCAACTGCTACTTTTTTGGATGATCATCCAAAATCCAAAATCCAAAATATTCTTAACCTTCGGCGTTAATGAAGGGCAATAAAGCCACAATTCGAGAGCGTTTAATGGCTAGAGTCAGAGCGCGTTGTTGCTGACAGGTTAAACCGGTGATTCTCCGAGGTAATATTTTACCACGTTCGGTGAGAAACTTCCGCAACAAATCTACATCTTTGTAATCAATGGGATCTCCGGGCTTAATTGGAGAAAGGCGACGACGATAGTAACTCATTCTTACTTAATCTCCTTGTGAACTGTGTGTTTGTTGCAGTGGGTACAGAACTTTTTCAGTTCTAAGCGGTTGGTTGTGTTCCGACGGTTCTTGGTACTGGTATAACGGGATACGCCAGGTGAACGTTTATCTGGATTTGTTCGACACTCGGTGCATTCTAGTGTCACTATTATGCGCGCACCTTTACTCTTAGCCATAATCTTAGAAACTGTAAAGCCTGGAGATAATTAACACAAATGGTTATTATCTCATATTTCGTGGAAATTTTGCAACTAACCGTTTAATTTTTATATCTAATGAATAACCCCGACGGGAAGAAACTATGATAGTCCGAAAAAAGCGGTCATGGAATGCCTGTCGCATCTGAGTATCGGATAAAGCTGCACCGCCGTCAATGATCAGGGGAAGTAATAGGACGACAGCAGCGGGATTGAGGATGATATTCCCCAAGAAAATGGATAATAATAAGCTAGAAAAGCAAATAATCCCTTCTCGCAGTAATAAGGTCTGAAATTGGGGGATTCTATTGACTATTTCGCCATTTGCAACTTCTAGGATCTTTAAATCAAATGCCCAACGGCCTAAACTTTGTCCCTGATTGTTGTAAACTACGATGACGCGGAAAATTAGCCAAGCAAAAATAAAAACAAAGATTTGGGTAAATTGAATCCCGATTTGATTACTTCTGAAAATAGAACTCAGGAACCATGCACAGAAGAAGTCAAGAGCTAAGGCCATACCTCGACGGGTAAGATCCCCTTTTGGGAAGTGTCTTTGATTGACTTTAACAAGAGTCATAGCCTTTACCTCGCTGGTGGTAAAATAGTGAGTTTATTTAGATTTGTATCAATTTACATCAGGATAAACTGATTAAACTCCATCTATAGCGATAAGCGATATCACTGTTAAAGATCAAGAATTTGAAAATGATATTATGGCAGAAATCAAAGCTGTGCGTCAGCAAAACCGCCAAAAATGAAATTTCGGAGATGTCTATTGACACTAACATTTGGATTCGCATTTTATTGAGAGGGCGAGTCACATTACCAATTTTAGCAGCATTTAATGATCACAAATTCCAGTTATTTGTGTATCTCTATTAAATAGACTTTTAACTCTTCTATGACCAATGACAAATCTTCCAAACGCTTACCCAATCAACGTTGGCAAATTGCAGCAAAAAATCCAGAAGCTAGTTTAATATTAGCGAATTTAACAAATATCTCCCCAATTATCAGCCAATTATTAATTAATCGGGGCATGGAAACCCCAGAAGATGCCAAGATATTTTTAGATCCCGAATCTCTGATTTTACCTTCTCCTCTCGAAGAATTCCCTGATTTAGCTGCGAGTGTGGAATTATTGGAATTAGCGATCGCCAATAAAGAGAAGATAGCTATCTGTGGAGACTATGATGCTGATGGTATGACCAGTACTGCAGTACTGCTGAGAAGTCTTAGGGCTTTGGGCGCTGATGTTGATTATGCTATTCCTAGTCGAATGCACGATGGTTATGGGATTAATAACCGGATTGTCGAAGAGTTTCATGATGAAGGGGTGAAACTAATTCTGACGGTGGATAATGGAATTTCTGCGGTTGAACCAATTACTAGAGCCAGAGAACTGGGTTTAAAAGTTATTATCACAGATCATCATGATGTTCCCCAAATATTACCTCCAGCTAACGCGATTCTCAACCCGAAACTAATAGCTGAATCTTCTCCCTATCGGGGTGTAGCTGGTGTGGGTGTGGCTTACATTTTAGCCGTTTGTTTAGCCCAACAATTAGGAGAAATCAAAGGTTTAGTGCAGCCACTGTTAGCTTTATTTACCTTGGGAACTATTGCCGATTTAGCCCCTTTAACCGGTGTGAATCGTCGCTGGGTAAAACGGGGTTTAAAGTTATTACCAAAATCTAATTTACCAGGGATACAAGCATTAATTCAAATTGCCGGAGTTCAAGCCAGCGAAGGAGAAAAAAATCAAACTTCTAAATCTTTAAAACCCGAAGATATTGGTTTTCGATTGGGACCACGAATTAATGCTATCGGCAGAATTGGTGATCCCCAAATT is a window encoding:
- a CDS encoding ribonuclease catalytic domain-containing protein, whose product is MDKGTLVEFRVKGDRRLGVIDRPDGKTSWFVVDERGQSHNIKNNQFTYTVNGQTYKPGEIAEFLSQVQPYLDPSSLEIAWELLIEDGETVTPSQLANLLFSESTSPQCYAAHCLLSEDKLYFKQKGDAYEPRSAAQIAERKHQIQVESQKAKGQQEFLARIEQALQGQVVEWQRLDRQRLDALEKYATLLADVVMLKVNYDSLARACPPPASVLETMNMLGRSATPQAAFQLLIDLGLWTSHENLFLRRSSISVQFPHQVLEVAQECWDFPPTDLDTNRLDLTHLKVYTIDDESTTEIDDGLSWEILADGKERLWVHIADPTRLLMPDDELDLEARKRGSTVYLPTGMIPMFPEVLATGPMSLIQGKVCCALSFGVILDAVGAVEDYCIHTGLIKPTYRLTYQDVDEMLELGVQAEPEIEAIANWAKIRKTWRYSQGAISINMPEAMIKVKDDDINIDVLDDSSSRQLVAEMMILAGEVAARYGQTHNIPLPFRGQPQPELPPEEELLLLPAGFVRSCAMRRCMPKSEMSITPVRHAGLGLDTYTQATSPIRRYSDLLTHFQLKAHLRGEGLPFSAEQLKEVMMTVSSITQEATMVERQTNRYYALEYLRRHPEQVWQVTVLMWLREDSNLGLILLEDLGLQLPMSFRRSVSLGENLLVKVSLADPQKDMIHFQEIMYQEAQSVTN
- the rpsR gene encoding 30S ribosomal protein S18, producing MSYYRRRLSPIKPGDPIDYKDVDLLRKFLTERGKILPRRITGLTCQQQRALTLAIKRSRIVALLPFINAEG
- the rpmG gene encoding 50S ribosomal protein L33, encoding MAKSKGARIIVTLECTECRTNPDKRSPGVSRYTSTKNRRNTTNRLELKKFCTHCNKHTVHKEIK
- a CDS encoding RDD family protein; this encodes MTLVKVNQRHFPKGDLTRRGMALALDFFCAWFLSSIFRSNQIGIQFTQIFVFIFAWLIFRVIVVYNNQGQSLGRWAFDLKILEVANGEIVNRIPQFQTLLLREGIICFSSLLLSIFLGNIILNPAAVVLLLPLIIDGGAALSDTQMRQAFHDRFFRTIIVSSRRGYSLDIKIKRLVAKFPRNMR